A stretch of Sulfitobacter sp. THAF37 DNA encodes these proteins:
- a CDS encoding GTP-binding protein: MMRLPLTVISGYLGAGKTTLINRLLAEDHGLKLMVMVNDFGAINIDQALISRRTKDVIALTNGCVCCTMGADLFMALGDALDRRPRPDHLLIEASGVADPMAIANAAIAEPDLSYAGIVTLIDGLAMGGLLDDPLIAPQVLRQVTAADLTVLTKVDEMPQPLATRLKAEGLPLPLALGGVSVSELLLDLMPQPRSRTAQAHPAYATWHHRSDAVIPHAVLERKLAARPEGLYRLKGFCRTDRGGVEVQAVGRQADILPAEDAQATSLVGLGPAARITARQIDDWWRAG, from the coding sequence ATGATGCGGCTGCCGCTTACGGTGATCAGCGGCTATCTCGGCGCGGGCAAGACCACGCTGATCAATCGGTTGCTGGCCGAGGACCACGGGCTGAAGCTGATGGTGATGGTGAACGATTTCGGCGCCATCAACATCGACCAGGCCCTGATCAGCCGCCGGACGAAGGACGTGATCGCGCTGACCAACGGGTGCGTCTGCTGCACCATGGGGGCCGATCTGTTCATGGCGCTGGGCGATGCGCTGGACCGCAGGCCGCGGCCCGATCACCTGCTCATCGAGGCCAGCGGCGTGGCCGATCCGATGGCCATCGCCAATGCCGCCATTGCGGAGCCGGACCTGAGCTATGCCGGGATCGTCACGCTGATCGACGGGCTGGCCATGGGCGGGCTGCTGGACGATCCGCTGATCGCGCCGCAGGTGCTGCGCCAGGTCACGGCGGCGGATCTGACGGTGCTGACCAAGGTGGATGAGATGCCTCAGCCCTTGGCGACCCGGCTGAAGGCAGAGGGGCTGCCGTTGCCGCTGGCACTGGGCGGCGTGTCGGTGTCGGAGCTGCTTCTGGACCTCATGCCGCAGCCCCGGTCCCGCACCGCACAGGCGCACCCGGCCTATGCCACCTGGCACCACCGGTCGGACGCGGTGATCCCCCACGCGGTGCTGGAGCGCAAGCTGGCGGCGCGACCCGAGGGGCTGTACCGGCTGAAGGGGTTCTGCCGGACCGACCGCGGCGGGGTCGAGGTGCAGGCGGTGGGGCGGCAGGCGGACATTCTGCCTGCCGAGGACGCGCAGGCCACGTCGCTGGTGGGGCTGGGTCCGGCGGCACGGATCACCGCCCGGCAGATCGACGACTGGTGGCGGGCGGGCTGA
- a CDS encoding TRAP transporter substrate-binding protein, translating into MLKRTFLKLASTTALSLGVALSALPAMAQDVTMNLGFGAPETSIYGRFGTLFKDNLEEMSDGAIEVKLRCCNQISTEDDAFKAMQLGTVDGFIITANNVSPHWPLMDVTVLPYIFQDGDHLLRVLDGEVGQEIKDKLQAETSVHLLAYGPALYRDFYNSVRPVNTMADMEGLKIRVPKNEVMIATFEAFGAEPVPLAWSETPTALQTGTVDGGDNGTSFIRDMKFYEFEPHLVILEHFVSMSPLFASDAFMKRLTDEQRQWVHDAADAAGAELREQVENETQEIREWLATEGGMAMTTPDKTDFIAAAEKIQNEFAEARGPEFVELVGKIQDAAN; encoded by the coding sequence ATGCTGAAACGAACTTTCCTCAAACTGGCTTCGACCACGGCGCTTTCGCTGGGCGTGGCCCTGTCCGCCCTGCCCGCGATGGCGCAGGACGTCACCATGAACCTCGGCTTCGGCGCGCCCGAAACGTCGATCTACGGCCGCTTCGGCACGCTTTTCAAGGACAACCTCGAAGAGATGTCAGACGGCGCGATCGAGGTGAAGCTGCGGTGCTGCAACCAGATCTCGACCGAGGATGACGCCTTCAAGGCGATGCAGCTCGGCACCGTGGACGGCTTTATCATCACCGCCAACAACGTCTCCCCCCATTGGCCGCTGATGGATGTCACCGTGCTGCCCTATATCTTCCAGGACGGCGACCACCTGCTGCGCGTGCTCGACGGTGAGGTCGGCCAGGAGATCAAGGACAAGCTGCAGGCCGAAACCAGCGTTCACCTGCTGGCCTACGGCCCCGCGCTCTACCGCGACTTCTACAATTCGGTCCGGCCCGTCAACACGATGGCGGACATGGAAGGGCTGAAAATCCGGGTACCGAAAAACGAAGTCATGATCGCCACGTTCGAAGCTTTCGGCGCAGAGCCGGTGCCGCTGGCCTGGTCGGAAACCCCCACCGCCCTGCAGACCGGCACGGTCGACGGCGGTGACAACGGCACCTCCTTTATCCGCGACATGAAGTTCTACGAGTTCGAACCGCACCTGGTCATCCTTGAGCATTTCGTCTCCATGTCGCCGCTCTTTGCCTCCGACGCGTTCATGAAGCGGCTGACCGACGAACAGCGCCAATGGGTTCACGACGCCGCCGATGCGGCAGGCGCGGAACTGCGCGAGCAGGTCGAGAACGAGACCCAGGAAATCCGCGAGTGGCTCGCGACCGAAGGCGGCATGGCCATGACCACGCCGGACAAGACCGACTTCATCGCCGCCGCCGAAAAGATCCAGAACGAATTCGCCGAGGCCCGCGGCCCCGAGTTCGTGGAACTTGTCGGCAAGATCCAGGACGCCGCCAACTAA
- a CDS encoding TRAP transporter small permease, whose translation MAALKRIIRHFEEAIACVCIVVIAVCVFAQVVARYLFGTALHWSEEVASMAMVWAVYMGAAYCVRERFHIRILVGVKALPEAFGRWVIFLSDALWAFFCIFMIRVGSDYLTTMWKYKSYSPSLGIDQFWPQSILVIGYALMLLRLIELYIGWYREGRNGLPGMLNEDWEETLEDKEQTL comes from the coding sequence ATGGCCGCGCTGAAACGGATCATCCGTCATTTCGAAGAAGCGATCGCCTGCGTCTGCATCGTCGTCATCGCGGTCTGCGTCTTTGCGCAGGTGGTGGCGCGCTACCTGTTCGGCACCGCCCTGCACTGGTCAGAGGAAGTCGCCTCAATGGCGATGGTCTGGGCCGTCTACATGGGCGCGGCCTATTGCGTGCGCGAACGGTTCCACATCCGCATCCTCGTGGGGGTCAAGGCGCTGCCCGAAGCCTTCGGCCGCTGGGTCATCTTCCTGTCCGACGCGCTCTGGGCGTTCTTCTGCATCTTCATGATCCGGGTCGGGTCCGACTATCTGACGACCATGTGGAAATACAAATCCTACAGCCCCAGCCTGGGCATCGACCAGTTCTGGCCCCAATCCATCCTCGTCATCGGCTACGCCCTGATGCTGCTGCGCCTGATCGAGCTTTACATCGGCTGGTACCGCGAGGGCCGCAACGGCCTGCCGGGGATGTTGAACGAAGACTGGGAAGAGACCCTCGAAGACAAGGAACAGACCCTGTGA
- a CDS encoding NAD(P)H-dependent glycerol-3-phosphate dehydrogenase translates to MTADIKVLPTQEQPYARLAVIGGGAWGTALASVAAKAGRDVRLFARDAETVAGINARHVNAKYLPGIDLPPTLEATDDIEAALTGADAVLLVVPSGAVRSMAARISGLVKDGTPVAICTKGIEQRTGYLMSQVVAEELPHVPVGTISGPTFARETALGHPTAATVAFEFSHRDRLEPSHSPAARLALSMSTGFFKTYISDDLVGVEIGGAVKNVVAIGCGMMTGAGFAENTRAALITRGLDEMKVLAEALGGRRETVTGLAGTGDLTLTCSSQTSRNMSLGVQLGQGIARDQCFDGAPVVVEGEANARSVIDLAKRVKVAMPICETVFAILHEGRDLNEAFADLWTQPISAEPRAMDLTLNNPAQKSMTRLDGGVA, encoded by the coding sequence ATGACAGCCGACATCAAGGTGTTGCCGACACAGGAACAACCCTATGCGCGACTTGCTGTCATTGGCGGCGGTGCCTGGGGGACGGCGCTGGCAAGCGTTGCCGCGAAGGCGGGGCGCGACGTGCGGCTTTTTGCCCGCGACGCCGAGACGGTGGCGGGCATCAACGCGCGGCATGTGAACGCCAAGTATCTGCCCGGCATCGACCTGCCGCCGACGCTGGAGGCAACGGACGACATTGAGGCGGCGCTGACCGGGGCGGACGCTGTCCTGCTGGTGGTGCCATCGGGCGCGGTGCGCAGCATGGCCGCGCGCATCTCGGGGCTGGTCAAGGACGGGACGCCGGTGGCGATCTGTACCAAGGGGATCGAGCAGCGCACCGGCTATCTGATGTCGCAGGTGGTGGCCGAAGAGCTGCCGCATGTGCCCGTGGGCACGATTTCCGGTCCGACCTTCGCCCGCGAGACGGCGCTGGGCCATCCCACGGCGGCGACCGTGGCTTTCGAATTCAGCCACCGCGACCGGCTGGAGCCGTCGCACAGCCCCGCCGCGCGGCTGGCCCTGTCGATGAGCACGGGTTTCTTCAAGACCTATATTTCAGACGACCTCGTCGGGGTCGAAATCGGCGGCGCGGTCAAGAATGTGGTTGCCATCGGCTGTGGCATGATGACCGGCGCGGGCTTTGCCGAAAACACCCGCGCGGCCCTGATCACGCGGGGTCTGGACGAGATGAAGGTCCTGGCCGAGGCGCTGGGCGGACGCCGCGAGACGGTGACGGGGCTGGCGGGAACCGGCGATCTGACGCTGACCTGTTCCAGCCAGACCTCCCGCAACATGTCGCTGGGCGTGCAACTGGGGCAGGGGATTGCGCGCGACCAGTGCTTTGACGGGGCGCCGGTGGTCGTGGAAGGCGAGGCGAACGCGCGGTCGGTCATCGATCTGGCGAAGCGGGTGAAGGTTGCGATGCCGATCTGCGAGACGGTGTTTGCCATCCTGCACGAAGGGCGCGACCTGAACGAGGCTTTTGCCGATCTCTGGACGCAACCGATTTCGGCCGAACCCCGGGCCATGGACCTGACGCTGAACAACCCGGCGCAGAAATCCATGACCCGGCTCGACGGCGGGGTGGCCTGA
- a CDS encoding HAD-IIB family hydrolase → MDKPFVLATDLDGTFLGGTEADRRALYRWIEDNRDTVGLIFVSGRDPDFIFDTCASKELPWPEYAVCDVGTSIAQVHPDKGITPIEPLEREIAARWNDSADRVRAALKPFPGLVEQKTAFRYRVSFDYEPDAYDPRAAEVIEGMGHDVLISDNRFLDVLPRGVSKGPSLLRLLDHLGVDTSRVLAAGDTLNDLSMLVAGTPAVAVGGSEGKLIAALPDLPRIHRASAIGAAGIVEAMIAFDLHPDAKEILTDVI, encoded by the coding sequence ATGGACAAGCCTTTTGTTCTGGCGACCGACCTTGACGGCACGTTTCTGGGCGGAACGGAGGCGGACCGCCGTGCGCTCTATCGCTGGATCGAGGACAACCGCGACACCGTCGGGTTGATCTTTGTCAGCGGACGCGACCCCGATTTCATCTTTGATACCTGCGCGTCAAAGGAACTGCCCTGGCCTGAATACGCGGTCTGCGACGTCGGCACCAGCATCGCACAGGTGCATCCCGACAAGGGGATCACTCCGATCGAGCCGCTTGAGCGCGAGATCGCGGCCCGGTGGAACGACAGCGCGGATCGGGTGCGGGCGGCGCTGAAGCCCTTTCCCGGGCTGGTGGAACAGAAAACCGCGTTTCGCTACCGGGTCAGCTTTGACTATGAGCCGGATGCCTATGACCCACGCGCCGCCGAGGTGATCGAGGGCATGGGCCATGACGTGCTGATATCGGACAACCGGTTTCTGGACGTGCTGCCGCGGGGGGTCAGCAAGGGGCCGTCGTTGCTGCGGCTGCTGGACCATCTGGGGGTCGACACGTCGCGGGTGCTGGCGGCGGGTGACACGCTGAACGATCTGTCGATGCTGGTGGCGGGCACACCCGCCGTGGCTGTGGGCGGGTCCGAAGGCAAGCTGATCGCGGCGCTGCCCGACCTGCCGCGTATCCACCGCGCCAGCGCCATCGGCGCTGCCGGTATCGTCGAAGCCATGATCGCGTTCGATCTTCATCCCGATGCAAAGGAAATACTGACAGATGTCATCTGA
- a CDS encoding amidohydrolase, translating to MGSITLFNAKKIITMDPSMPVATHVAVRDGRILAVGGADCADQWGKAEVDNRLADAVLMPGLVEGHAHMMAGSMWDFAYAGYHDRIDPQGERHPGMTTIDAVIERLRAHAQTLDDGAPLIAWGFDPIFLSTERLNKAHLDAVASDRPVAVLFSNFHLMCVNSVALEQASYTAASNVEGVVKGADGAPTGELQEMAAMFPVMRRVGIDFRGLSQGRDTMRTYAQVCRLAGVTTVTDLYSSMEDEDIDAMVQVTDAADFGVRLVPALGATGANPEALAARVQAMRKRSTDKLRLGAIKIMTDGSIQGWTARVKWPGYVGGQPNGIWNAPPEEIFAVCEGMQKHGIQMHIHVNGDEAAEVALDALEAAARKHPWPGARHVLQHCQMMDADMYRRAAELGVCTNIFANHLYYFGDQHAELTLGLGRARRMNAVRSALDAGVNVAIHSDAPVTPLGPLFTAWCAVMRQTMTGRTLGEGQRITVEEALRLITLGAAYTLKMDAEIGSIEPGKYADFAVLGQDPTAVDPAALKDVPVLGTVLGGQVALL from the coding sequence ATGGGCAGCATTACATTATTCAACGCGAAAAAGATCATCACCATGGACCCGTCGATGCCGGTCGCCACCCATGTCGCGGTGCGCGACGGGCGCATTCTGGCAGTGGGCGGGGCGGATTGCGCCGACCAATGGGGCAAGGCCGAGGTCGACAACCGGCTGGCGGACGCGGTGCTGATGCCGGGCCTGGTGGAGGGGCACGCGCATATGATGGCGGGCAGCATGTGGGATTTCGCCTATGCGGGCTATCACGACCGGATCGACCCGCAGGGCGAGCGTCATCCGGGCATGACCACCATCGACGCGGTGATCGAGCGGCTGCGCGCCCATGCGCAGACCCTGGACGACGGCGCGCCGCTGATCGCCTGGGGGTTCGACCCGATCTTCCTCAGCACCGAGCGGTTGAACAAGGCGCATCTGGATGCTGTGGCCTCTGACCGGCCTGTGGCGGTGCTGTTTTCCAATTTTCATCTGATGTGCGTGAATTCCGTTGCGCTGGAACAGGCGAGCTATACGGCGGCCAGCAATGTCGAAGGTGTGGTAAAGGGGGCGGATGGCGCGCCCACGGGCGAGTTGCAGGAAATGGCCGCGATGTTCCCGGTGATGCGCCGGGTGGGCATCGACTTTCGCGGGCTGTCGCAGGGCCGGGACACGATGCGCACCTATGCGCAGGTCTGCCGCCTTGCGGGGGTGACGACGGTGACAGATCTCTATTCCAGCATGGAGGACGAGGACATCGACGCCATGGTGCAGGTCACGGACGCCGCCGATTTCGGGGTGCGGCTGGTGCCCGCGCTGGGCGCGACGGGGGCCAACCCCGAGGCATTGGCGGCGCGGGTCCAGGCGATGCGCAAACGGTCCACAGACAAGCTGCGGCTGGGCGCGATCAAGATCATGACCGACGGGTCGATCCAGGGCTGGACCGCGCGGGTCAAATGGCCGGGCTATGTGGGCGGGCAGCCCAACGGGATCTGGAACGCCCCGCCGGAGGAAATATTCGCCGTGTGCGAGGGGATGCAGAAGCATGGCATCCAGATGCACATCCATGTCAACGGGGACGAGGCCGCCGAGGTGGCGCTGGACGCGCTGGAGGCGGCGGCGCGCAAGCACCCCTGGCCCGGGGCGCGGCACGTCTTGCAGCACTGCCAGATGATGGACGCCGACATGTATCGTCGCGCGGCGGAACTGGGGGTCTGCACCAATATCTTTGCCAACCATCTCTATTATTTCGGGGACCAGCATGCGGAGCTGACGCTGGGGCTGGGCCGTGCGCGGCGGATGAATGCGGTGCGCTCGGCGCTGGATGCGGGCGTGAACGTGGCGATCCATTCGGACGCGCCGGTGACGCCGCTGGGGCCGCTCTTTACCGCCTGGTGTGCGGTGATGCGCCAGACCATGACCGGCCGGACCCTGGGCGAGGGACAGCGCATCACGGTCGAGGAGGCGCTGCGTCTGATCACGCTGGGGGCGGCCTATACGCTCAAGATGGATGCCGAGATCGGCAGTATCGAGCCGGGCAAATATGCCGATTTCGCGGTGCTGGGGCAGGACCCGACAGCGGTGGACCCCGCGGCGCTGAAGGATGTGCCGGTGCTGGGCACGGTGCTGGGCGGGCAGGTGGCACTGCTATGA
- a CDS encoding TRAP transporter large permease has protein sequence MSPLLILCIAFVVLTVIGVPLFAAVGLTTALALFLIDIPYTLMAQTGYSSLTPFPLLTIPLFVLAGRLMEVGGMATRMIGIATNLVGAYRGSMGLVTVFACMLFAALSGSGPATTAAIGSVTVPAMKKEGYDVPFAASITASAGALGSLIPPSNLMIIYGLVSETSIPRLFLAGIVPGIVVTLLLMLTTYIIARKRGYGGDGAAFSWGPFLRACWDGKWSIGAPVLILGGIYGGIFTPTEAAGVAVFYALFVGLVVYRELTLAKLIEALKFTALLTGILILITPTLAFGQLTAFYDIPTAVQNGITALTENRVLVLLLIGVFYIFIGTFMESLAQIVLFTAVFLPLATSLGIDPVMFGIFTVITCEIGFLTPPLGANLTVAARISGISIERISVAVLPFIGAYIIGMLILILVPDLTTFLPDLIYGPSR, from the coding sequence GTGAGCCCGCTTCTGATCCTGTGCATCGCCTTTGTCGTGCTGACCGTCATCGGCGTGCCGCTGTTCGCGGCCGTGGGCCTGACCACCGCGCTGGCGCTGTTTCTGATCGACATCCCCTACACGCTGATGGCGCAGACGGGCTATTCCAGCCTCACCCCCTTTCCGCTGCTGACCATCCCGCTCTTCGTGCTGGCGGGCCGCCTGATGGAGGTGGGCGGCATGGCCACGCGGATGATCGGGATCGCCACCAATCTGGTCGGGGCCTACCGCGGCTCCATGGGGCTGGTTACGGTTTTCGCCTGCATGCTCTTTGCCGCACTCTCAGGCTCCGGCCCCGCCACCACGGCGGCCATCGGTTCGGTCACTGTGCCCGCGATGAAAAAGGAAGGCTACGACGTGCCCTTCGCCGCGTCGATCACCGCAAGTGCCGGCGCGCTCGGCAGCCTGATCCCGCCGTCGAACCTGATGATCATCTACGGGCTGGTGTCCGAAACCTCGATCCCGCGGCTGTTTCTGGCCGGGATCGTGCCGGGCATCGTCGTCACCCTGCTGCTGATGCTGACCACCTATATCATCGCGCGCAAGCGCGGCTACGGCGGCGACGGGGCCGCGTTTTCCTGGGGCCCGTTCCTGCGCGCCTGCTGGGACGGCAAATGGTCCATCGGCGCGCCGGTGCTGATCCTGGGCGGCATCTATGGCGGTATCTTCACCCCCACCGAGGCGGCGGGCGTGGCGGTGTTCTATGCCCTGTTCGTGGGTCTTGTCGTCTACCGCGAACTCACCCTTGCCAAACTGATCGAGGCGCTGAAATTCACCGCCCTGCTGACCGGCATCCTGATCCTGATCACGCCGACGCTGGCCTTCGGGCAGCTCACCGCGTTCTACGACATCCCGACAGCGGTACAGAACGGGATCACCGCGCTGACGGAAAACCGCGTTCTGGTGCTGCTGCTGATCGGGGTGTTCTACATCTTCATCGGCACCTTCATGGAGTCGCTGGCCCAGATCGTGCTGTTCACCGCCGTCTTCCTGCCGCTGGCGACGTCGCTGGGCATCGACCCGGTGATGTTCGGCATCTTCACCGTCATCACCTGCGAGATCGGCTTTCTCACCCCGCCACTGGGCGCGAACCTGACGGTGGCCGCGCGGATCTCGGGCATCTCGATCGAGCGGATCTCGGTCGCCGTGCTGCCCTTTATCGGGGCCTATATCATCGGGATGCTGATCCTGATCCTGGTGCCCGACCTGACCACCTTCCTGCCGGACCTGATCTACGGCCCGTCCAGATAG
- a CDS encoding alpha-amylase family glycosyl hydrolase — MKDIPSPDPDWWRGSVIYQIYPRSFQDSNADGIGDLQGIVQRIDYVASLGVDAIWVSPFYRSPMQDFGYDVSDYCDVDPIFGSLADFDDLVAAAHGAGVKVIIDLVLSHTSDQHAWFANSRASREGTLADWYVWSDPKPDGTPPNNWLSIFGGSAWHWDPRREQYYLHNFLTSQPDLNLHNPHVQSALLEVMRFWLDRGVDGFRFDTVNFLFADKDLRDNPALAKAQRNEILTPSVNPYNYQDHVNSKNRPETLDFIKRVRALLDEYGAVTSLGEIGDAAKGLDLLGQYTRGTDGLHMCYAFEFLAAEPLNASRVAEVLYTINQVARDGWPAWAFSNHDVMRHSSRWHLTPAAQRLYATLLMCLPGAVCLYQGEELGLEEDAISFEDLQDPYGREFWPEYKGRDGCRTPMVWDQTEANAGFSTGVPWLPLSNENRHRAVHTQEAEPGAILHHYRNAIAFRRKHRALQVGRQENVYVFGDVLHFQRVTEDATIFCAFNMSDTPSIHSLPAGEWKTIGRKIGSASPSPDGRLHLGPWQVCVARKLSDEAGSDPAPDKGDSTADGP; from the coding sequence ATGAAAGACATACCTTCCCCAGACCCCGACTGGTGGCGCGGCAGCGTCATCTACCAGATCTATCCGCGCAGCTTTCAGGACAGCAACGCGGACGGCATCGGCGATCTTCAGGGCATCGTTCAGCGCATCGACTATGTGGCCAGCCTCGGTGTCGATGCGATCTGGGTCTCGCCCTTCTACCGGTCGCCGATGCAGGACTTCGGCTATGACGTCAGCGACTATTGCGACGTCGATCCGATCTTTGGCTCGCTGGCGGATTTCGACGACCTTGTCGCGGCGGCGCATGGCGCCGGCGTCAAGGTGATCATCGACCTGGTGCTGTCGCACACCTCGGATCAGCATGCGTGGTTCGCCAACAGCCGCGCCTCCCGCGAGGGTACGCTGGCGGACTGGTACGTCTGGTCGGACCCAAAGCCAGACGGCACACCGCCCAACAACTGGCTGTCGATCTTCGGGGGCTCGGCCTGGCACTGGGACCCCCGGCGCGAACAATACTACCTGCACAACTTCCTTACTTCTCAGCCCGATCTGAACCTGCACAATCCACATGTGCAGTCCGCCCTGCTCGAAGTGATGCGCTTCTGGCTCGACCGCGGCGTCGATGGCTTCCGCTTCGACACCGTGAATTTCCTCTTTGCGGACAAGGACCTGCGCGACAATCCGGCCTTGGCAAAGGCACAGCGCAACGAGATCCTGACGCCGTCGGTCAATCCCTACAACTACCAGGACCACGTCAATTCCAAGAACCGCCCCGAAACGCTGGACTTCATCAAAAGGGTGCGCGCGCTGCTGGACGAATACGGCGCCGTCACCTCGCTGGGCGAGATCGGCGATGCCGCCAAGGGGCTGGACCTGCTGGGCCAGTACACCCGCGGCACCGACGGGCTGCACATGTGCTACGCCTTCGAGTTTCTGGCCGCAGAGCCGCTCAACGCCTCCCGCGTGGCGGAGGTGCTTTATACCATCAACCAGGTCGCCCGCGACGGCTGGCCCGCCTGGGCGTTCTCGAACCACGACGTGATGCGCCACTCCAGCCGCTGGCATCTGACCCCGGCGGCGCAACGCCTCTATGCGACGCTGTTGATGTGCCTGCCCGGCGCGGTCTGCCTCTATCAGGGCGAAGAGCTGGGCCTTGAGGAAGACGCGATCAGCTTTGAAGACCTGCAAGACCCCTACGGCCGCGAATTCTGGCCCGAATACAAGGGCCGCGACGGATGCCGGACCCCCATGGTCTGGGATCAGACCGAGGCCAACGCAGGCTTCAGCACCGGGGTCCCCTGGCTGCCGCTGAGCAACGAGAACCGGCACCGCGCCGTACACACCCAGGAGGCCGAACCGGGCGCGATCCTGCATCACTACCGCAATGCCATCGCGTTTCGCCGCAAACACCGGGCATTGCAGGTCGGGCGACAGGAAAACGTCTATGTTTTCGGCGACGTCCTGCACTTTCAGCGCGTGACGGAGGATGCGACCATCTTCTGCGCCTTCAACATGTCCGACACCCCGTCGATCCACAGCCTGCCCGCGGGCGAATGGAAAACCATCGGTCGCAAGATCGGCAGCGCCAGTCCTTCCCCCGACGGGCGGCTGCATCTGGGGCCCTGGCAGGTCTGCGTGGCCCGTAAACTGTCGGACGAGGCGGGGTCAGACCCCGCGCCGGACAAGGGCGACAGCACAGCCGACGGCCCGTAG
- a CDS encoding LysR family transcriptional regulator, which yields MNFTLKQLLYFDAARRNRSIARAAAEMNISQSSITAAVDQIEQSVGVELFRRIPAKGVVPTRMGDEVGRHISGFLEQARLFQSDMMSLGGNPTGTLRLGCFEPTAPYVLPPLLRRISDGYPEIRIDLMEGDMEQMSDVLQTGAVDAALTYEMEVRPEHSFVPLFEAPPYALVPESSHLAHRTELSLQDLVDVPMVALDVPRTRGYFQRLFKNAGLTPTVVHSTKSGAVLRGLIAAQFGHGILNICSPADRDPTQGYLSLPIVAPVENPVFGIAYAPQLENSAVVRAVIDTASELAAEGGFDHLSIASR from the coding sequence ATGAATTTCACCCTCAAGCAACTGCTCTATTTCGACGCGGCGCGGCGCAACCGGTCCATCGCGCGGGCCGCGGCCGAGATGAACATCTCGCAGTCCTCGATCACGGCGGCAGTCGACCAGATCGAACAGAGCGTGGGCGTCGAGCTGTTTCGCCGCATCCCGGCCAAGGGGGTCGTGCCCACCCGAATGGGCGACGAAGTCGGCCGCCACATCTCGGGCTTTCTGGAACAGGCGCGGCTGTTCCAGTCCGACATGATGTCGCTGGGCGGCAACCCCACCGGCACCCTGCGGCTGGGATGTTTCGAACCCACCGCCCCCTATGTGCTGCCGCCCCTGCTGCGCCGCATTTCCGACGGCTACCCCGAGATCCGGATCGACCTGATGGAGGGCGACATGGAACAGATGTCGGATGTGTTGCAGACCGGCGCGGTGGATGCCGCCCTGACATACGAGATGGAAGTGCGCCCCGAGCACAGCTTCGTGCCGCTGTTCGAGGCACCGCCCTACGCGCTGGTGCCTGAAAGCTCGCACCTCGCCCACCGGACGGAGCTGTCGCTGCAGGACCTCGTGGACGTGCCGATGGTGGCGCTGGATGTGCCCCGGACCCGGGGCTACTTTCAACGGCTGTTCAAAAACGCCGGGCTGACCCCCACCGTGGTTCATAGCACCAAGTCCGGCGCCGTGCTGCGCGGGCTGATCGCGGCGCAGTTCGGGCATGGCATATTGAACATCTGCAGCCCCGCCGACCGGGACCCGACGCAGGGCTACCTGTCACTGCCGATCGTCGCACCCGTTGAAAACCCGGTCTTCGGGATCGCTTACGCCCCGCAGCTCGAAAACTCTGCCGTGGTGCGCGCGGTGATCGACACCGCCTCTGAACTGGCCGCCGAGGGCGGGTTCGACCACCTGTCCATCGCAAGCCGCTAA
- a CDS encoding UTP--glucose-1-phosphate uridylyltransferase — protein sequence MKKTVRTAIFPVAGMGTRFLPATKAVPKELLPVLDTPLIQYVIDEARDAGIERMIFVNHPSKSAIEHYVLDDTDLCASLCEKGKDALARELKNAALDTETHDIVFVHQHEPLGLGHAILCAAEHALPGAVAVLLPDDLILSGTGCLSQMIEAYEAGPVDHMLATMEVPRETVSSYGVLSISHHDTTLAYCDGLVEKPEVEAAPSTQAVVGRYILHGDIFDTLRGQKPGAGGEIQLTDAIAADIGEKTVAGFRFIGKRFDCGSKDGMLSAQLFLAQQDARFDHVIGDFLSANQQMNVA from the coding sequence ATGAAAAAGACAGTGCGCACAGCAATTTTCCCGGTGGCCGGCATGGGGACCCGGTTCCTTCCCGCGACCAAGGCGGTCCCGAAAGAGCTGCTGCCGGTGCTCGACACCCCCCTGATCCAATATGTGATCGACGAGGCGCGCGACGCCGGGATCGAGCGGATGATCTTCGTCAATCACCCGTCGAAATCCGCCATCGAACACTACGTCCTCGATGACACCGATCTCTGCGCCTCGCTTTGTGAAAAAGGCAAGGATGCCCTGGCCCGCGAGCTGAAAAACGCCGCGCTGGACACGGAAACCCACGACATCGTCTTCGTCCATCAACACGAACCACTGGGCCTTGGCCACGCCATCCTCTGCGCGGCCGAGCACGCCCTGCCGGGTGCCGTGGCGGTGCTGCTGCCCGACGATCTGATCCTCAGCGGCACCGGGTGCCTCAGCCAGATGATCGAAGCCTACGAGGCCGGGCCGGTGGATCACATGCTGGCCACGATGGAGGTCCCGCGCGAGACGGTTTCCAGCTACGGCGTCCTGTCGATCTCCCACCACGACACCACGCTGGCCTATTGCGACGGGCTGGTGGAAAAACCGGAGGTAGAGGCGGCCCCTTCCACCCAGGCGGTGGTCGGGCGCTATATCCTCCACGGCGACATCTTCGACACCCTGCGCGGCCAGAAGCCCGGCGCGGGCGGCGAGATCCAGCTGACCGACGCCATCGCGGCGGACATCGGCGAAAAGACCGTCGCGGGCTTCCGGTTCATCGGCAAACGATTCGACTGTGGCTCCAAGGACGGTATGCTGAGCGCGCAATTGTTCCTGGCCCAGCAGGACGCCCGCTTTGACCACGTCATCGGCGACTTTCTCAGCGCCAATCAACAGATGAACGTCGCCTGA